The following proteins come from a genomic window of Oxyura jamaicensis isolate SHBP4307 breed ruddy duck chromosome 12, BPBGC_Ojam_1.0, whole genome shotgun sequence:
- the ABHD14A gene encoding protein ABHD14A, whose product MKLERERALDVLLLHGQAFTSATWEALGTLALLAGEGHRAVAIDLPGYGDSPPMGTVATQQGRVAFLERILEELGLQKPVLVSPSMSGRFALPFLLLRGDRLAGFVPIAPVGTRDYAVGQYQQVQTPTLILYGDRDTGLGHQALQSLRHLPRHRVVVLPGAGHACYLDKPGDFHQALLGFLGQLQ is encoded by the exons ATGAAGTTGGAGAGGGAGAGGGC GCTGGACGTCCTGTTGCTGCACGGCCAGGCCTTCACCTCTGCCACCTGGGAGGCCCTGGGGACGCTGGCGCTGCTCGCCGGAGAAGGGCACCGTGCGGTCGCGATAGATCTGCCCG GCTATGGGGACTCGCCCCCCATGGGGACGGTGGCCACGCAGCAGGGCCGGGTGGCCTTCCTGGAGCGCatcctggaggagctgggcctGCAGAAGCCCGTCCTTGTCAGCCCGTCCATGAGCGGCCGCTTtgccctgcccttcctgctgctgcgcGGGGACCGCCTGGCGGGCTTCGTGCCCATAGCGCCCGTGGGCACCCGGGACTATGCCGTGGGGCAGTACCAGCAGGTCCAG ACGCCCACCCTGATCCTGTACGGTGACCGTGACACCGGCCTGGGCCACCAGGCCCTGCAGAGCCTCCGGCACCTCCCCAGGCACCGTGTGGTcgtgctgcctggtgctggccaTGCCTGCTACCTGGACAAGCCGGGGGACTTCCACCAGGCGCTGCTGGGCTTCCTCGGCCAGCTGCAGTGA